The Ignicoccus islandicus DSM 13165 sequence TCTGTCACACGGCCAACTTAAAAGTGGTAGATGTACTCAATTTCTGTAAGAAGCCGGATCCAGGTTTCTACCTTACTAAAGGTAAGCTAAAGGAACTGAAAGAAATGGTGGAGAAAGACTCCCTCAATGCAATCGTAATCGATACGCAGCTCAAACCAAGCCAATACTACAGGCTTCAGAGGGAATTGGGCGTTGAAGTTATAGATAGGGTTATGTTAATACTGAAAATTTTCGAACTCCATAGTGGAAGCAAAGAAGCTAAGCTCCAGACCGAGCTAGCTCGCCTAAAGTACGAACTTTCTATATCAAAGGAATATATTAGGAGAAAGAAATTAGGCGAACAAGTTCACTTCCTAGGTCCTGGTGAATACGCAGCCGAATATCTCATCAAGGCGTTTCACAGGAAGATAAAGAAAATAGAAAACGAGCTAGAGAAAGTGAAGAAAAGGCGAATGACCCAAAAACTAAGCAGGAGGAGGAGCTTAAGTGCACCCGAAGTGGCCGTAACGGGATATACATGTGCTGGTAAAACTGCTCTAATAAACGCTCTTTCTAAATCTAATTTAATGGAAGGACCTGAGATGTTCACAACAATAACTCCGAAGCACGTCAAAGTAAGGCGCAACGGCTGGGAGGTAGTTCTTATTGATACTGTGGGATTCATCGAAAGCGTCCCACCTCAACTGATTGAGGCGTTCCACGCAACGTTGGCCGAGGTCACCTATTCGGATGCCATTCTCTTAGTAATCGATTCTTCAGAAGAGGAAGGTCGTGTAATCAATAAAACTCTGAGTAGCCTCGAAACGCTGAGTGAAATAGATGCGATCGACAAACCCTTAGTTGTGGCGCTAAACAAAATAGACATAGCACGCGACTGGAAATCCAAGATGGAAGTTCTAGAAGAACTATTGAAAGAATACTACCCTTGGAGCTTCTCTATAGTTCCCGTATCAGCTAGAGCTCAGCTAAACTTGAACTTACTATTAGACGTTCTCAAGGGCGTCGTAACTAAAACGGCATCGAATTCCGTTTGAATGCAAGTTAACTAATTTAAAATCGGTCTATTCTACCCTCTTCAACGGGTTGTGAGGTTGAAGGTGGATGAAATCTTAAAGGAAATATTGGTCTCTCACGGTTCCCCCCTACCTGTAAAGAACGTAATCGAATATATTAAGGCGCGAGAACCTACTATTGATGAGAACGAGATCCAAAAGGCCATAGTGCGATGTCCCGAGATATATCTCTCAAAAGATTTCGTTTACTTGTTGGACGAATGATCGTAGACGCAAATTAAATCAGGGTAAACCTCTATTGCTTGTTCACACCTCAGCCCTATCCCCTTAAGCGAGCTTACGAGCGTACTACGACACGTTCGACGAATTTCCGAGTAAAAAGTCTCCCGACTAGAGAGGTTTTGGAGCACAGTAAAGGAATAGCAAGTATTAAATGAGTTCGAACGGAACGGCAAGCTTCTCGCGTCCGCTCTTATTACGTCTGCTAAGAGCTTCGTCTTCCTCTCTCGAGCCCGTTCCAACATCCCTAAGCTTATATCTATACCAATGTAAAACACGTCTTCTAGTTCCTCCATTAGTAAACCAGTGCCGCAACCTATGTCCAATACCCTTCTTTGAGGTTTCAAAACTTTTAATCCTATTTGGTATTTCCTTCTCTGTTCGTTCCCATATAGTTCGTCGTACCCTCTTGCAATTGCGTCGTAATATATTCTATTTTCAATGGCTTTGTTGAAATCCATTTTCATTGGTCTCACCTTACAGGGAAATATAGTGACCTCATTTCGGAGAAGCTTAATTTAAACCATGAGTCCTCAACGGGGTAATTCTCGTAGAGTTCATCTCGTTTCGCCTCCAGTAATTTCTCCGGAATCGCTAAGACGTCATTGAATGCTTTGACCTTAAACTTTAGGAACTTCCTCCATTCTTTTATTCTGGCTATATGGTGGTCTACGATTGCTCTACCTCCTAGTATGTTTATTAACTTAAAATGACTATCATCGACTTTGATTCTACTTAAGTACAGTGGGGGCCCATCTATTACAACTGTCTTCGCCTCACTCTTTACCAACCAATCGTGAACATCTAATGGTCCTCCTTGGATGTCTGAACTGAAAGCGAACTCACCGTCTATTTCCACTGCAACTACGTACCCGAGCCTTTCCGAATCCCCATGAGGTAGTGGAGGAGAGAACTTGAATATGTGAGAAGATACTTCCATTAAGGAGTTATCGGCTATTTCTATCCTTACGTTTACCCTTTTTTCTTGAAGTTGTTTGAGAAACTTGTAGGCCCTTATCTTCTGACTAACGTTTATGAACCTCTTGTAGTCCTTAATTATTAATATTTTACCATCTAATATCGAGTTATCATATAACCAGCCTGGGTTGTAGTGATCGCGATGATAGTGGGTTATGATTACAACATCGGATCCATCGAGAGCCCTAACTATTCTCTTTGCAGCATTGACGAGTTCTTCCCATTCCAAAGGATGGGGTGGAAGACCGAAACGCCTTGGAGCGAGGGAGGCAGATGGATCGATAACCACGTTGTCATATCTCACGCTCATACTTCTTACTCCTAACGTTTCGGCAGCCAAGGGTTCCCAAACCATGATTTCGCTAACCTCCTACTTACAGTATCGCTTATTCGAATTGGTTCCGGAAGACCGTATTTTAGAAACTTCTTAGTAATCTCAACGGCTGATTTCAAGGAAACGCAATGTCCAATGCTAACGAAGAGTTCCTTTTTATTTTTTCTTAGTGTAACCGCTATTACGTTTCCATTGTCATCAAATAGACACTGACCGAAATCACAATTACCCTCTTTCCCATAGAGCCTCTTTTTCGCAATGCCGATGGTGGGTTTGTCTGCGACCACGCCCACGTGTGAAGCCACGCCGGCACCTCTCGGATGTGCTATACCGTGTCCATCAACCAGAATTACATCAACATCGGCCTTTTTTACTAAGGGATAGTATAGAGGTACTTCGCGAAAAGCCAAGAACGTTGGGATATATGGAATAGGGACATGTGAGTAAGAATACTTAATTTCCAAGAGATCCCTTGTATTGTAGTCTAAGATGCTCAAGACGGCTACTCCGAAAGCTCTGTTACGGCTGTAAGACACATCGAGGCCTCCAACGCTCTTGAGCTTTTCGAAGCAGTCCTCTCTTACAATTCTCTTAGCTATTTCTAGCTGAGCCGACTTAGCTTTACCTACATCGAATTTCAAAGGTTATCGACCTTCTGCGCATCACCATTAAGTAATTTGGAATAATAAGAAGAGATATAGGAGCCCCGAGGCGGGGTGGCGGGCCCGCCGGGATTTGAACCCGGGACTTCCGCGGTGGGCCAAGCCACCTCTACGGGTTAAGAGCCCGCCGCTCTACCAAGCTGAGCTACGGGCCCTCACGCCCCGCGTTTCTCCCGTTTAATGCTTGCTAGATATGGGGTTAAAAAATTTTACACTCCTTATCCTCCAACCATGGTGGTCCTAACTCGATTGACTTCTCTAATACTTGTTTAACCTTCTCCTTACCGTAAAAACATTCGTTATTTACGCACAGAACTTCGGCTTCGTATTGGAGAAGCTTTCGGAGCGACTCTAACCACGCGCGTTCGTCACTTCCCCACTTCTTACACAACGGACCTAAGGCATCACCAGCCAGTAGGGTTCCATTGAAATATACTGAAAGCGATCCTGCCGTGTGGCCGGGAGTAAGGATAACCTCTATCTCACATATGTTCAAATCGCTTGATATTCTCCATCCTACCGGTACTGGCTTAGGTTTAATCCCAATGTAATCCGATGCAGTGTATTTCTCATCACCTCTCTGAATCGCCTCGGCATCTACTTCTCCGGCAGCGATCGAAACTCCATATTTGTGAAAGAGCCAGTCCCCACCGGTTCTGTCAACGTGAGCGTGAGTGTTAACTAAATACTCCACTTCCCAAGGCTTGACGCCATAATAAAGCATGTTTTGAAAAGCCACTTCACCGTATGCCCCTGAATCGACTATTACGTTACACTCGCTCGCCTTTATTAGAAAGGCTTGACCTTCGTTATTCAAGGGAGGACCAGTAAGTAAGTAAACCCCCTCACTTATCCTAATACTTTTCACCTAAGGCCGTTTACGCGAATAAACGTAATGTAGTCGTATGTACAATACTTAATTTACCCTTACAGCGCACAACTCCGAAAGGGTGCGTCCAACGTGCCAAAAACGATAGCTGAGAAAATACTGAGCGCTAAAGCAGGAAAGGATGTTTCCCCGGGCGAGATAGTCGTTGTCGAACTCGACGCAGTCATGGCGCAAGACGGCACTGCCCCTCTAGCGATAAAGGTCATGAATGAGAAATTCGGTGGAGAACGCGTGAAGGATCCTTCTAAAGTAGTTCTGGTAATTGATCACACTGCCCCCAGCAACAATCCTGGTACCTCGGAGCTTCATATTCTCATGAGGAAATTCGCTCGAAGACACGGTTGTAGACTATTTGACGTAGGGAATGGTATTTGTCATCAACTCATGGTCGAATACGGATATGCGTATCCAGGGGCAGTAGTCGTAGGAGCCGATTCTCATACAGTAACTTATGGTGCATTGGGGGCCTTTTCAACGGGAGTGGGTTCGACCGACGCAGCAATAGCTATGATGACAGGAAAGCTATGGTTCAAGGTTCCCGAAGCCCTAAAGTTTAACTTAACTGGGAAGTTCAAAGAGGCAGTAATGAGTAAAGACTTGATTCTCACTATTATTGGAGAACTAGGTGAGGACGGTGCGACCTATATGAGTGCTGAGTTCGTTGGTGATGGATTAAAGGATATGAGAATTGACTCGAGACTTACCGTAAGCAATATGGTAGTTGAAATGGGAGCCAAAGTTGGATTAATGCCAGCAGATGAAGAGGTAATGAGGTTCGTAGAAGGTAGAGCCAGAGGGACTCCAAAACCGGAGCTCACGTATCCCGATAAGGGAGCTCACTATAAGGACGAATTTGAAATGGAATTAGAGAAGATAGAGCCTATGATAGCTAAACCATACTCTCCTGCAAACGTGGTAGCAGTGGATGAACTCGAAGGCATGGAGATAGATCAAGTATTCATTGGAAGTTGCACTAATGGTAGATTGGAGGACTTGGCGGTTGCTGCTAAGATATTGAAAGGAAAGAAGGTTGCCGATGGAACTCGATGTATAGCTATCGCAGCCTCTAGGAACGTATACACGGAAGCTCTCAAGAAAGGGTACGTAGAGACCTTAACGGAAGCGGGATGTTTAGTTACTTTTGGAACTTGCGGACCGTGCGTTGGTGCACACTACGGCGTTCTGGGACCCGGCGAGGTTGCTCTATTCACAACAAACAGAAACTTCAGAGGTAGGAGTGGACATAGAGATAGCAAAGTTTACCTAGTTAGCCCAGCAACGGCAGCAGCTAGTGCGATCGAGGGCAAGGTTGTTAACCCAAGAAAGTACCTAAACCAGAGGATCAGGGACATCGAAATATGAACGAAGTACCTAGTTTAAGGTTATGTGGTATCGGATGGTTCAAGTTACATGTAAACAACCTTATCACAAACAGAGACTTAATAGTTAGATGGGATGGGAAGATACTAAGAAGAAACTCCAAACCATCTAAGCAATACTCTCATATATACTTCCACACACCTCTCTCGTTAGAAGAGTTCTTACAATATGAACCATTCCTGTCTACATGCGAACAGATAATAATCGGTAGTGGTTATAATGGTAGAATGAAAGTAATGGATGGAGTCATTCGGTATCTCCAAGAGAAAGGAAGAGAACTTGTAATTAGTGAAACACCTCAAGCAATCACATATTTCGTTAAGCAAGTAAATCTCAATAGGAAATCGTGTTTAATAGTGCACCTCACATGTTGATTATGCTCATAAGCGACCAAACGTTTGATGAAAGGGTTTAAGGGAATTGTTGAAGTTCGTTATTGATACAAGTGCTTTAACTGATCCGAGACTACGCGAGCGTTTTAAATCAAAAGAGCTATGGGAATGTATAGAGAAATCGCTCGAACTCATGGCCTTGGCTAAGGTTAGGCTAGGATTCAGTTACTACGCAACCCCATCTATATTGAAGGAAATTGTGGGGTTTCTAGAGAGGAGTTCCTCACCGCCATCAGTAATCTCAAAGCTCAACGTCTGGATATCCCCCCTCTCTCCATCCCTTGATGAAATAAAGATACCAGCGTCGTTATTCGTAGAGTACGTAAAGGAAGTTAGGAGGCGATTCGATAAAGGCTTGCGAGTGGCCGAAGAGAGTACCCGAAGAGCACATTCTGGTGGCGACATAGGGGATCACATTAGAACGTTACGTGAAAAGTATAGAGAAAGTACGAGGAAGGGTATAGTAGATTCTCCTTCAGATATTGAGGCTATATTATTGGCATACCAGTTGAATGCGGTGCTTGTGAGTAACGATGAAGGACTATGCGAATTAGCTAGGAGACTGGGCGTCAGTTGCATTGACCCAATAACGTTTTTCGACACCATAGAGGAATATTTGAGGCTCGCAAAGAGCTGAGGAAAAGAATTTGTAAAGAAGAACGTGTATTTAATTTAGGAGAAGTTCTCATGACCGTTAAAGTCGCAATAAATGGATTTGGAACTATAGGTAAGAGGGTCGCTGAGGCCGTTCTTAAGCAAGACGATATGGAATTAGTTGGCGTCACTAAAACTCGACCGGATTACTTGGCCAAAGCAGCTTCTCTCAGGGGTTTATTATACGTACCTGAGGAAAAACTCCAAGACTTCGAGAAAAGTGGAATAGAAGTGGCCGGAACGCTCGACGAACTTTTACGGAAAGTCGATGTTGTCGTGGACGCTACCCCGGGCGGCATAGGTAAGGAGTACAAGAAAGTTTACGAGAAGTACGGCGTTAAGGCGATATTTCAAGGAGGCGAGAAACACGAAGTTGCTGGCTTCAGTTTCTCGACTCTATGTAACTATGAGGAAGCTCACGGTAAGCAGTACGCTAGAGTAGTCTCATGCAACACAACGGGATTACTGAGAGTTCTCTGTACATTACACAAGGAAATAGGCATTGAGAAAGTAAGGGCCACAATCGTAAGGAGAGGCGCAGATCCCCATGAAACAAAAAGAGGGCCCATCAACGCAATTGTTCCGAATCCGGTAACTCTACCTAGCCATCACGGCATCGATGTTCGAACAGTACTTGACATAGACATTGCAACAACAGCAGTGGTAGTTCCAACTACTATCATGCACCTACACGTACTAAATATAGTTCTAAAAGAGAACGTAAGTAAAGAGAAGATATTAGAGGCTCTCGAGGCAGCACCTAGGATCCTAGTAATACCGAGCGAGTTTAGCGGCATTAAAGATACGGCCAAAATAATTGAAATGGCACGCGACATGGGCAGGAAGAGATACGATCTCAACGAACTCGCCGTATTTGAGGAAAGTATTTCCGTGAACGGAAAGGAACTCTTCTTAATGCAAGCCGTTCATCAAGAAAGCATTGTTGTACCAGAAAACATTGACGCGATCCGTGCGCTCGCCACTAACGTATCGAAAGAAGAGAGCATAAGGAAAACAGATAGTACCCTCGGTCTAGTTAAGACGTTCGATGACGTATTAAAGGTAATATCGCGATTCGAATAACATTACATCTTTTCATTACATTTTTCCATTTGTCTAATTATTAGAAAGGTGTGTTAATGAGTGCTAAGACTTATTTTTTCAATTAGGTATTCCTAACGGGGCTTCGAATGACGTGTAGTTTAAAAATTCCAATAGCGGGACAGCCCAACGTAGGAAAATCGACTTTTATTAATGCAGTCCTTGGAGAGTATGTTACAGAGATAGCCAATTGGCCGGGAGCAACCGTTGAGGTAAAGGTAATTGAAGCAAAAGTAGGCAATCGTGAGGTGTGCTTAATAGACCTACCCGGTGCATATTCTCTTAGTGGTGGTAGTGAAGAAGAGCGTGTGACAGCGAAATTCTTACTTGAAGAAGATTTCGACAACGTGATTCTACTAGGTGACGCAACGGCTCCACACAGAACCTTCTATCTTATAGTCCAAGTACTCGAGTTATTGGGAATAGGTGTAATAGCCCTAAATAAGTACGATAGAGCACTAAAAGCTGGTATTCACATCAATAGTGAGGCCTTAAGTAAGAGGTTAGGCAAACCAGTCTTTCTGATATCAGCTGTAACGAGAGAAGGCGTTCACGAGGTAATCGAAAAGGCTCTCGAAAAGCAATCGCCGAAGTATTTAGACATAGATTACGGAGACTTGGAATACTATGTCGTACAAATCTCAAAGATGATCTCGAGACTAAACCTAAAAGGCAATCCGAGGTGGTATGCAGCCGAGTTCTTATTAGGCAATCAATTAGTAGACGAAATTATCAAGAACAAGGACGCTGAAATCTATGAGAAAGCTAAAGAAATGAGGGAAATGGCTGCAAAGGAACTCGGTGACCTCTATAAGATCGTTATCGATAGCAGAATTAATTTCATCGAGAAATTGTTTGAAGGTCTTATTCATAGAGAAAAGGTAGCTGACAAGGAGAGTAGTACGATAGCGATGCTATTGGATAACGTGTTCATGCACCCAATAGGAGGTTTCATAGCATCGATTCTAATACTATTTGGCATCTTTACAATAGCGTTCACAATTAATACCGGTTATCCATTAAATGTTATATTCGAGAACTTAGGCCAAGAATCAATCGCAGAAGCCTTAGAAAACTACAGCCTCTCCGGCATACTATCTTCGATATTTGATTCTATGACAGAGATAGCGAACTCGTCGTTACCACAGCCAATAGGATCTCTCATAGGTGATGGCGTAATTGCTGGAGTTGGTGCCGTACTTACCTTCTTCCCACTGATCTTCACAGTCTACCTACTGCTCGCCTTACTGGAAGATTCCGGTCTCGCTACTAGGATAGCGGTTGCTATGGATACAATCTTCAGAGCCGTTGGTTTAAACGGAAAGGCAGTATTCCCATCTATAGTTAGTTTAGGTTGTAACGTACCGGGCGTTATGGCAACTAGAGTGCTTAGAGAGAGGGAATCCAGGATAGCAATGGCTCTAAGCTTGCCGTTCCTGCCCTGTCAAGCCAGGTTGGTCGTTCTATTAGCACTCGCTTCAGTACTACCGGCGCCACTCAACTCCGCCTCGCTTGTCCTTACGTACATACTGTCAATTGCAACGTTCCTATTGGTAACATTTGTCATGATGAGAATAGTGTTCAAGAAATCAGAGGAACCGTTGCTGCTTGAGTTACCGCCCTATCACGTCCCGAAGCTGAGAGTCGTTACGTGGATGGCTTGGGACAACGCAAAACACTTCCTAAGGAAGGCCGGAACAGTTATACTTTTCTTCTCAATAGTCTTATGGTTCCTGTTACACGTAAGTCCATCGGGTGCCTATGTTGAAGAAGAGACGGAAAGTATTGCGGCGTATCTAGGGAAACTATTTGAAGTAGTTCCAATGGTCGTGCTAGAGACAAGTAAGGAAACTTCATGGATCTTGTCGTTTGCTATGATAGTAGGCTCAATAGCGAAAGAGGTAATACTTGAAACGTTAGCAATACTCACCGGCACTTCGTCCGTCGATCAAATGGTAGTTAAACTTCATTTGAATCAAGCTCAAGTGTTAGGTCTGATGGTTGCAGTGGCTCTAAGTATACCGTGTGTAGCAACGATAGCAGTAATTTACTCAGAGACTGGAAGCTGGAAATGGACGTTGGCTTCGATACTTCTTTCCACGATAGTTTCCGCAATAGAGGCATCTATAGTATACAGAATCTTCTCTGTAATACTCGGGTGATTTCTAAGTACATCTATGTACCCACTTTGAACTACTTTTTACATCTATTAGAAGAAGGGTGGACCTAGAGTATGAACGTCTCGACATCTAGGGATAACGATTTCGATTACCACTTCCTTACTTACATGCTTACTAAGATAGATCAATGGAAGAGAGACGTTATGGAGGTATGTAATGTTTTCGAAATAGGCGAGGAGGAAAAGAGAAAGGCCTTAAGCGATCTCGATAGGCTAGAAGAGGAAATACTTGATATACTTATTTTTCACTAAACCTACCCCTTGGAAGCGAGAGGAATGAAGAAAGACTCAAGGAAGTTACAACGCCAGGTGGCTAGGGAAGCATTTTTCGAACTTATTGAAATTTCCAGAAAAGAGGTAAGGAGTGGAAACTGGGAAAGGGCCTCTCAGTTAGGTGAACTGGCTTTCAAAGTGGCTCGGAAGGGAAAAGTAAGAGTACCTATTGAGACTAAGAGAGCCTTCTGTAGGAGGTGCCACATACCTCTCATTCCAGGTATTACAGCACGCATTAGATTGAGACGCAAAGGGAGGTTAACGATCGTCCTCTCATGTTTAAATTGTGGATACGTACGTAGATATCCGGTAACGGAAGTTGAGAGTAAGGGATCTCCATCAGAGTAAGCCTACTGTTTATATAGGAAAAAATGGAGTAACTGAAAGCGTTATTGCTGAAATAAAGAGACAGCTTAACGACAAAGGATACGTAAAAGTTAAGGTTCAGAAAAACATTATTAGATATCAAGGAGTTGACAGGAAAGACGTTGCTTACCAAGTTGCTGAAATGGTAGGGGCTAAACTTTTAGAGATACGAGGGAGAACGTTCATTTTACTGAAAGATAATGAGGGAAGATATAGTGGTAGAAGTTTGTCATAAGGGATGTAAGGACGTTTGTGAAAGTGGGGACTGCGAAATTAAAATTAACTTAGGCAGTAACGTTAGTATGAGAGAGATGGCTTCACTAATAATAGAGATACTGGGTGCCGAGGAAATAAGAGTTGTTAATAGACCGCGCGGTAGGTTACTAAATGCTCTAATTGAAGTAGCAGATTGGTTTGGGATCAAAATTACCTGGGAGAAAGATCTCTAACGATGTTCATTACGACGTCGAGCGGTGCGTTCGTCTTTACGTTCCTATAATCATAGTGTGTAATTACTGCACGATATCCTAGCTCTTTAAGTCTTTCAACGACCAGCTTAGGTTTGGGCATATGTGTTTTTAGGGAACTGCAGATGCTTTCTATACTATATGAATAGGGCACCCCGATGGAATCCTCTTCAAGGATTCTTAATAAGAACTTCTTTATTTCCTCGTTTTTAACTATCTCCAGTTTATCCTTAAAGAATTTCTCGTCAGTAAGGTTACCTAACCAAATTGGTCCTATGAGCTTCCTTGGGTTGCTTACCGCGTCCTCTGGTAAGGGGTAACCTTTTATGGGGATTACTTCTAAACCATTAATGTAGAGATATCCTAGGTTCTTTAACGTCTCATCTACCCTTCCAGCCCCCCTCTCTGCTTTAAAGGTAACTCGTACGTAATAATCCTTGAAAAAGGAGAACAAAGGCCTTAAAGCTACTTCCCTGATCGCGGCTAATCTTATAGCTGCGGAAATCAACGTCCTTATCGCAACTTCTTTCGAAAAAGGTGTTCTTACGATCTTTACTGAATACCTCCTAAGGGCCGTATTAGGACGAGCTCCGCTTAAGGCGGCGGTATCGGTTGCTGTTAAGGCAATTAAACCATTTCTCTTGACGCTCCTCACGGCACCGTCTAGAAATGGTATAGGGGAACCGAATGGGTCTATGTCAACGATATCGTAATAAGTTTCCCTAATTTTCTTCGAATGAAGGACAACATGGGCGTCTTCTTGTATAGCTCTGATCTTTTTGTCAACGCTATTAAGCTTTGCATTTACGTTAAGTAAACGAATAGCTAAGGGATTTAAGTCAGCTGCTAGAACGAAGTCGGCATTCGCTTCCTTAGCGTATCTAACGCTTCTTACGCCACTTCCAGCTAGGGGTTCTAGGACCGTCAGAGAGTTATTAGAAGCTCTATATATTCTGGCGATTTCGATTGCAGTATCTCTATTGAATTTCGCTTTGGGATTATAGAAGACGGGGGCATGTGCCGGTTCGTAAATACCATCGCTCCTCACGTAAAAACTCATGGATGGTACGACTACTTTTACTTCCCCTTCGTCAATTAAATCTACGGGAAATCCCAATTCCTTCTCTATCTGAGTTAAGTCCAATTCTTACAACCTGGAGGATACATCGGAGAAATGTTAAAGGGTGTGTGGTAGCCGGGCGGGGATTCGAACCCCGGTCACGGGGGTTCCCCCCACCTTCCCGGCTCGCGACCCCCTCCCCTTAGGAGCCCTCCGCCTAGTGGCGGGCCCGCGGGGATTTGAACCCCGGACCACCGGCTTTCTTCCCGACGAAACCCCGCATGACGGATAGGAGGCCGGCGCTCTGTCCTAGCTGAGCTACGGGCCCTCGTGAAATCCACTCCAAATCCAATCTAAAAAGTTTTCTTTCTTCTTTCGCTCTTTAATCTCGTGTTAACCCTCTGGGGAATCCCTATTACTTTATAAAGGGTGTAGCCCTTGGGACACTCGACTTTCTCTATTACTTCATTAATTCTTACTTTAACCCTCCTACCTAGTTTGTGCTTACGTCCCGTGCACTCCTCCCATAGAGGACACTTCTTGTTATCGCAATAGATGGGCGTATATTCTACTATGCTACCCTCAAGGGCTAACTTCGCTGGTACAATTAAAGGCACGCCCAGCTCTTCTACTTCAGCTACTACTACTTTCCCGTGTATCTTACATGGGTGTTCTATGACACCTAATTTAGCCTTTACCTCGTAGAGCCACCCTCTTTTTAATACGGAACATTTTTCCTTAAGCCAACAAGATTCACACGAGGGTAAGATTCCGGTAGCTATGAATCTATCGCCTTCCTTAAAGTGGGTCGGTATTGGTACAACCAGCTTCTTACCAGCCATTCGTAATCACCTTAATTTATTGTCAGCCTATAATATGAAATCTAATAGGGTTGAAGTATTAATGACGCGATATGTACTAATCAAGTTACCAGAGGAGCTATATGAAGAGTTAGAGAAACGAGCAAGAGAGGAGGGATATACTCTCGTTAGCGACTTCGTTAGAGATATAATAAACAGGGAATTGGGTAAGACGCCCTTCAACCCGAGGAAGCTTGAGCAGAGGATAGAGAGAATAGAGAATGGCGATTTACCTCCTAGGCTTCAAGACGCTATATGGAGGCTCATAGAGGAGGCCCTCTCTGCTAAGTTAGCTTCTCAACTACCTCTAGATGAG is a genomic window containing:
- the feoB gene encoding ferrous iron transport protein B, with translation MTCSLKIPIAGQPNVGKSTFINAVLGEYVTEIANWPGATVEVKVIEAKVGNREVCLIDLPGAYSLSGGSEEERVTAKFLLEEDFDNVILLGDATAPHRTFYLIVQVLELLGIGVIALNKYDRALKAGIHINSEALSKRLGKPVFLISAVTREGVHEVIEKALEKQSPKYLDIDYGDLEYYVVQISKMISRLNLKGNPRWYAAEFLLGNQLVDEIIKNKDAEIYEKAKEMREMAAKELGDLYKIVIDSRINFIEKLFEGLIHREKVADKESSTIAMLLDNVFMHPIGGFIASILILFGIFTIAFTINTGYPLNVIFENLGQESIAEALENYSLSGILSSIFDSMTEIANSSLPQPIGSLIGDGVIAGVGAVLTFFPLIFTVYLLLALLEDSGLATRIAVAMDTIFRAVGLNGKAVFPSIVSLGCNVPGVMATRVLRERESRIAMALSLPFLPCQARLVVLLALASVLPAPLNSASLVLTYILSIATFLLVTFVMMRIVFKKSEEPLLLELPPYHVPKLRVVTWMAWDNAKHFLRKAGTVILFFSIVLWFLLHVSPSGAYVEEETESIAAYLGKLFEVVPMVVLETSKETSWILSFAMIVGSIAKEVILETLAILTGTSSVDQMVVKLHLNQAQVLGLMVAVALSIPCVATIAVIYSETGSWKWTLASILLSTIVSAIEASIVYRIFSVILG
- a CDS encoding ribonuclease P protein component 4; the protein is MKKDSRKLQRQVAREAFFELIEISRKEVRSGNWERASQLGELAFKVARKGKVRVPIETKRAFCRRCHIPLIPGITARIRLRRKGRLTIVLSCLNCGYVRRYPVTEVESKGSPSE
- a CDS encoding YhbY family RNA-binding protein, with protein sequence MRVRDLHQSKPTVYIGKNGVTESVIAEIKRQLNDKGYVKVKVQKNIIRYQGVDRKDVAYQVAEMVGAKLLEIRGRTFILLKDNEGRYSGRSLS
- a CDS encoding tRNA (guanine(10)-N(2))-dimethyltransferase, which produces MDLTQIEKELGFPVDLIDEGEVKVVVPSMSFYVRSDGIYEPAHAPVFYNPKAKFNRDTAIEIARIYRASNNSLTVLEPLAGSGVRSVRYAKEANADFVLAADLNPLAIRLLNVNAKLNSVDKKIRAIQEDAHVVLHSKKIRETYYDIVDIDPFGSPIPFLDGAVRSVKRNGLIALTATDTAALSGARPNTALRRYSVKIVRTPFSKEVAIRTLISAAIRLAAIREVALRPLFSFFKDYYVRVTFKAERGAGRVDETLKNLGYLYINGLEVIPIKGYPLPEDAVSNPRKLIGPIWLGNLTDEKFFKDKLEIVKNEEIKKFLLRILEEDSIGVPYSYSIESICSSLKTHMPKPKLVVERLKELGYRAVITHYDYRNVKTNAPLDVVMNIVRDLSPR
- a CDS encoding UPF0179 family protein, translated to MAGKKLVVPIPTHFKEGDRFIATGILPSCESCWLKEKCSVLKRGWLYEVKAKLGVIEHPCKIHGKVVVAEVEELGVPLIVPAKLALEGSIVEYTPIYCDNKKCPLWEECTGRKHKLGRRVKVRINEVIEKVECPKGYTLYKVIGIPQRVNTRLKSERRKKTF